In a single window of the Fibrobacter sp. UWB15 genome:
- the hemB gene encoding porphobilinogen synthase: MIIRPRRLRKNATIRNMVAETAVNPDSLVYPMFVVEGENVKEEIPSMPNQYRFSIDEILKELESCVAVGVKSILLFGIPSYKDEMATSAYDDDGIVQRAVRSIKAKFPELYVITDVCLCEYMSHGHCGIVKEDGDVDNDPTLELLAKTALTHAEAGADMVAPSDMMDGRVAAIRAKLDENGYQNLPIMAYSAKFASAYYGPFRDAADSAPHFGDRKSYQMDVRNGREALHEVELDLEEGADIVMVKPGLAFLDVLRETAELSSVPVAVYNVSGEYSMVKAAAQQGWINEEAIIRENLIAFKRAGADIIITYHAKEALEKGLLK; encoded by the coding sequence ATGATTATCCGTCCACGTCGTTTACGCAAGAATGCAACTATCCGCAACATGGTGGCAGAAACCGCCGTGAATCCCGATTCCCTCGTTTACCCGATGTTCGTGGTCGAAGGGGAGAATGTCAAAGAAGAAATTCCTTCGATGCCGAACCAGTACCGCTTTAGCATCGATGAAATCTTGAAGGAACTGGAAAGCTGCGTGGCAGTGGGCGTCAAGTCCATTTTGCTTTTTGGCATTCCTAGCTACAAGGACGAAATGGCAACGTCTGCTTATGACGATGACGGAATCGTGCAACGTGCGGTTCGCTCGATCAAGGCGAAGTTCCCGGAACTGTATGTGATTACCGATGTGTGCCTTTGCGAATATATGAGTCACGGTCACTGCGGTATTGTCAAGGAAGACGGCGATGTCGATAACGACCCGACGCTTGAACTTTTGGCAAAGACGGCGCTTACGCATGCCGAAGCGGGTGCCGATATGGTAGCGCCCTCCGATATGATGGATGGTCGTGTGGCGGCAATCCGCGCAAAACTTGATGAAAACGGATACCAGAATTTGCCGATTATGGCTTACAGCGCGAAGTTTGCGAGTGCCTACTACGGCCCGTTCCGCGATGCGGCGGATTCCGCACCGCATTTTGGCGATCGCAAGAGTTACCAGATGGATGTTCGCAATGGTCGCGAAGCCTTGCACGAAGTGGAACTTGACTTGGAAGAAGGTGCCGATATCGTGATGGTTAAGCCCGGGCTTGCCTTCCTCGATGTTTTGCGTGAGACTGCTGAATTGAGCAGTGTGCCTGTGGCCGTTTATAATGTCAGTGGCGAGTATTCCATGGTAAAGGCTGCTGCTCAACAGGGGTGGATCAACGAAGAGGCGATTATCCGCGAAAACTTGATTGCCTTCAAGCGAGCCGGAGCCGATATCATTATCACTTACCATGCAAAAGAAGCGCTTGAAAAAGGCCTTTTGAAGTAG